Proteins from a genomic interval of Hornefia porci:
- a CDS encoding cysteine hydrolase family protein — MKVNDKYLNFYYETMGEIDEPVIDPKKTALLLVDLQNEFVLRDFGEALEYKAAGEWDRWIPFHDRLDNIVVPNNKKLLDFFRANKMAVTYGRIACLREDGEDRSPVQKSEGWNNMLMPVDSYSAQMIDELAPMKNEIVVNKTTDSVCNGTNYLTLLRFMGIETVVVTGIVTDQCVACTVRDLADAGLKVICVEDACAAGSMELHDAELKIMNVIYCNVMSTDDTIQLISRNLQ; from the coding sequence ATGAAAGTCAATGATAAGTATCTGAATTTCTATTATGAGACGATGGGCGAAATCGACGAGCCGGTCATCGACCCGAAGAAGACGGCCCTGCTGCTGGTGGATCTGCAGAATGAATTTGTTCTCCGCGACTTCGGTGAAGCACTGGAGTATAAAGCGGCGGGCGAATGGGACCGCTGGATTCCTTTTCACGACAGGCTGGACAACATCGTCGTTCCGAACAACAAAAAACTGCTGGACTTCTTCCGTGCGAACAAGATGGCGGTGACCTACGGACGAATCGCCTGTCTGCGGGAGGACGGCGAGGATCGTTCGCCTGTGCAGAAGTCAGAGGGCTGGAACAATATGCTGATGCCGGTGGACAGCTATTCCGCCCAGATGATCGATGAGCTCGCGCCGATGAAGAACGAGATTGTGGTCAACAAAACAACGGACAGTGTATGCAACGGGACCAACTATCTGACGCTGCTCCGGTTCATGGGAATCGAGACCGTTGTGGTCACCGGAATCGTGACGGATCAGTGCGTTGCCTGCACCGTCCGGGATCTGGCGGACGCCGGGTTGAAGGTAATCTGTGTAGAAGACGCCTGTGCGGCGGGAAGCATGGAGCTTCATGATGCGGAGCTGAAAATCATGAATGTGATTTACTGCAATGTGATGAGCACAGACGATACGATTCAGTTAATCAGCAGAAATCTGCAGTAG